The following proteins are encoded in a genomic region of Protaetiibacter sp. SSC-01:
- a CDS encoding zinc-ribbon domain-containing protein has protein sequence MNCAYCGTPLPAGALFCVECGRSVADPAPVVRATVRAPLPPAAIELHAPHCPQCGTAIDEGDVFCGECGFVLRPVTAAVPVVAPIKESAGDEPAAEEPAEPPSELEWSEDRVPETAFLGVVEAPASAFAPETASAPAPPAEPATPAEPLPAEPSLAVASDAHPLEDIESTRIVARRAPGERYVLQFSTGESVVVAGTGLIGRNPAPEPGEYVDELVPIFDVGKSVSKSHVEFGQESGRFWVADRFSTNGTVIRQPDAEPVRCEPGKRYMIARGSRVEIGEQFFVVS, from the coding sequence ATGAACTGCGCGTACTGCGGCACCCCGCTGCCCGCGGGGGCCCTCTTCTGCGTCGAGTGCGGCCGCTCCGTCGCGGACCCCGCGCCGGTCGTGCGCGCGACCGTGCGCGCGCCGCTGCCGCCCGCCGCGATCGAGCTGCACGCGCCGCACTGCCCGCAGTGCGGCACCGCGATCGACGAGGGCGACGTGTTCTGCGGCGAGTGCGGGTTCGTTCTGCGGCCCGTGACGGCGGCCGTGCCGGTCGTGGCGCCGATCAAGGAATCCGCGGGCGACGAGCCCGCGGCCGAGGAACCGGCCGAGCCGCCGTCGGAGCTGGAGTGGAGCGAGGACCGGGTGCCCGAGACGGCGTTCCTGGGCGTCGTCGAGGCTCCGGCTTCGGCGTTCGCGCCCGAGACGGCGTCCGCGCCCGCGCCCCCTGCGGAACCGGCGACCCCCGCCGAGCCGCTGCCCGCAGAGCCGAGCCTCGCGGTCGCTTCTGACGCGCATCCGCTCGAGGACATCGAGAGCACTCGCATCGTCGCCCGTCGCGCGCCCGGCGAACGCTACGTGCTGCAGTTCAGCACGGGCGAGAGCGTCGTCGTCGCGGGAACCGGCCTCATCGGCCGCAACCCCGCGCCCGAACCGGGGGAGTACGTCGACGAGCTCGTGCCGATCTTCGACGTCGGCAAGTCCGTGTCGAAGTCGCATGTCGAGTTCGGGCAGGAGAGCGGGCGCTTCTGGGTCGCCGACCGGTTCTCGACGAACGGCACGGTCATCCGACAGCCCGACGCGGAGCCCGTGCGCTGCGAGCCCGGGAAGCGCTACATGATCGCGCGGGGCAGCCGCGTCGAGATCGGCGAGCAGTTCTTCGTCGTGAGCTGA
- a CDS encoding FtsK/SpoIIIE domain-containing protein, producing the protein MTPNVDRIALPVVPAPPRRTGVPIVATVAPLGLAVALWLGTGSPYALLVGLLGPLMAVGTLVDGRRAARRSRRKAVAEARQELERIGADVADRLATRAAQLRAAAPEPDELVLATGRRGWRVGTGPVPSGIEFAGEVPTELADEIERLRASCAEIAEAPLVVDDGEEFAVLGVEPLVRAFARGLVLQAVARCPVGTARVEAPDGEAWADELPAPVAAGPDWSVSSDGSVVLRIRGVSEGSAARRVEFPADGSAPRLDGAPGEWTPALLSAPEAAHIASRLTDAARAAGWRAAGDLPREVALGELLDGAAGAESAACVGVDDAGVVLVDLEHDGPHALVAGTTGSGKSELLVTWVLALAARRPPAELAFLLVDFKGGAAFAPLHALPHVVGVVSDLDETLAARAVQSLRAELRRREAVLAGHGARDVAELPAGALPRLYVVVDEFAALVGADAELHAVFTDLAARGRSLGMHLLLGTQRPAGVVRDALLANVTVRACLRVLEPGESTATVGVPDAAAIDADARGRAVLADGSGRRLVQVALADAVLVDRVVERWRDAPVPAARPWVDPLPAVLPLTAVPRGAVGLVDRPELQRREPLVLDPWRAGAVLVLGGAASGRTGALATLAAVAREHARAEVRWVAGEPAELWQAITTPSKAPVLVIADDLDAQLARGDPEQRAELAELIARAAREGGRRGLAVAASARGAGGALLTAAAAFEQRVLLRLPNREEHLLAGGEGRGYRVDRGPGSGLWHGHEVQFALDSGTPAAWRAALEAVRPAGGGWGVVTSRPTTWLARLDAAGVRAASVDRPDADPADVLVGDPDGWLAAHPALTGIRRSGRLLLHGCARADHRLLTRSREPLPPLGGDDEAWLLEDGATRRVRIGGTDVRPA; encoded by the coding sequence ATGACCCCGAACGTCGATCGCATCGCCCTCCCCGTCGTGCCGGCGCCGCCTCGACGCACCGGGGTGCCGATCGTCGCTACGGTCGCGCCGCTCGGCCTCGCCGTCGCGCTGTGGCTCGGCACGGGCTCACCCTACGCGCTCCTCGTGGGGCTGCTGGGCCCGCTCATGGCGGTCGGCACGCTCGTCGACGGGAGGAGGGCCGCCCGTCGCTCGCGACGGAAGGCGGTCGCCGAGGCGCGGCAGGAGCTCGAACGGATCGGCGCCGACGTGGCCGACCGCCTCGCCACGCGAGCCGCGCAGCTGCGGGCGGCCGCGCCCGAGCCCGACGAGCTCGTGCTCGCAACCGGGCGACGGGGCTGGCGGGTGGGGACGGGCCCGGTCCCCTCGGGGATCGAGTTCGCGGGCGAGGTGCCCACTGAGCTGGCCGATGAGATCGAACGCCTCCGCGCATCGTGCGCCGAGATCGCGGAGGCTCCGCTCGTGGTCGACGACGGCGAGGAGTTCGCCGTGCTCGGGGTGGAACCCCTCGTGCGAGCCTTCGCCCGCGGGCTCGTGCTGCAGGCCGTCGCACGCTGCCCTGTCGGCACCGCGCGCGTCGAGGCGCCCGACGGGGAGGCCTGGGCGGACGAGCTGCCGGCGCCGGTCGCGGCGGGTCCCGACTGGAGCGTCTCGAGCGACGGTTCGGTCGTGCTCCGCATCCGGGGCGTCTCGGAGGGTTCGGCGGCCAGGCGCGTGGAGTTCCCCGCAGATGGTTCCGCGCCGCGCCTCGACGGTGCACCGGGGGAGTGGACCCCGGCGCTCCTGTCCGCTCCCGAGGCGGCGCACATCGCATCCCGGCTCACGGATGCGGCGCGCGCGGCGGGTTGGCGGGCTGCGGGCGATCTCCCGCGCGAGGTCGCGCTCGGCGAGCTGCTCGACGGGGCGGCGGGTGCGGAGTCGGCTGCCTGCGTCGGCGTCGACGACGCGGGCGTGGTGCTCGTCGACCTCGAGCACGACGGGCCCCATGCGCTCGTCGCGGGCACGACCGGCTCGGGTAAGAGCGAGCTGCTCGTCACGTGGGTGCTCGCCCTCGCCGCGCGTCGGCCGCCCGCCGAGCTCGCGTTCCTGCTCGTCGACTTCAAGGGCGGTGCCGCCTTCGCACCGCTTCACGCGCTCCCGCACGTCGTCGGGGTCGTGAGCGATCTCGATGAGACCCTCGCCGCGCGGGCCGTCCAGAGCCTCCGCGCGGAGCTCCGGCGCCGCGAGGCCGTGCTCGCGGGGCATGGAGCCCGCGACGTCGCCGAGCTTCCGGCGGGTGCGCTTCCGCGGCTCTACGTCGTCGTCGACGAGTTCGCAGCCCTCGTCGGGGCGGATGCCGAGCTGCACGCGGTCTTCACCGACCTCGCGGCCCGCGGCCGCTCGCTCGGCATGCACCTCCTGCTCGGCACGCAACGCCCCGCAGGCGTCGTGCGCGACGCGCTGCTCGCCAATGTGACGGTGCGGGCGTGCCTGCGTGTGCTCGAGCCCGGCGAGAGCACGGCGACGGTGGGAGTGCCGGATGCGGCGGCCATCGACGCCGACGCCCGCGGCCGGGCGGTGCTCGCCGACGGCTCGGGGCGCCGGCTCGTCCAGGTCGCGCTCGCAGATGCCGTCCTCGTCGATCGCGTCGTCGAGCGCTGGCGCGACGCGCCCGTGCCCGCCGCGCGACCCTGGGTCGACCCGCTGCCCGCGGTCCTCCCGCTCACCGCCGTACCCAGGGGTGCCGTCGGACTCGTCGACAGGCCCGAGCTGCAACGGCGCGAGCCGCTCGTGCTCGACCCGTGGCGCGCCGGCGCCGTGCTCGTCCTCGGCGGCGCCGCATCCGGCCGCACGGGCGCGCTCGCGACGCTGGCCGCCGTCGCCCGCGAGCACGCGCGCGCGGAGGTGCGCTGGGTTGCTGGTGAACCCGCCGAGCTGTGGCAGGCGATCACGACGCCGTCGAAGGCCCCCGTGCTCGTGATCGCCGACGACCTCGACGCGCAGCTCGCCCGCGGCGACCCCGAGCAGCGTGCAGAGCTCGCCGAGCTCATCGCGCGCGCGGCGCGGGAGGGAGGTCGCCGCGGCCTCGCGGTCGCCGCCTCGGCACGCGGCGCGGGAGGAGCCCTGCTCACGGCCGCGGCCGCCTTCGAGCAGCGCGTGCTCCTGCGCCTCCCGAATCGCGAGGAGCACCTCCTCGCGGGCGGGGAAGGGCGCGGGTACCGTGTGGATCGCGGCCCGGGTTCGGGGCTGTGGCACGGTCACGAGGTGCAATTCGCCCTCGACTCGGGCACGCCTGCAGCCTGGCGTGCCGCACTCGAGGCCGTGCGGCCGGCGGGTGGCGGGTGGGGCGTCGTGACATCCCGACCCACCACGTGGCTCGCGCGACTCGACGCCGCCGGCGTGCGCGCGGCATCCGTCGACCGCCCGGATGCCGACCCGGCCGACGTGCTCGTCGGCGACCCCGACGGCTGGCTCGCCGCTCACCCGGCCCTCACGGGCATCCGCCGCTCGGGGCGGCTGCTTCTGCACGGCTGCGCGCGCGCCGACCACCGACTGCTCACGCGTTCACGTGAGCCGCTGCCGCCGCTCGGGGGCGATGACGAGGCGTGGCTCCTCGAAGACGGCGCCACGCGCCGCGTGCGCATCGGCGGGACGGATGTGCGGCCCGCCTGA
- the ald gene encoding alanine dehydrogenase has translation MRIGVPSEIKNNEFRVAITPAGVHDLTAAGHEVLIQSGAGLGSSITDDDYASAGARIVADADAAWGEAELVLKVKEPIEPEYRHFRSGLVLFTYLHLAAEERLTRELMTSGVTAIAYETVQLASGALPLLAPMSEVAGRLAPIVGANVMMRPHGGPGLLVPGVPGTRPANVVVLGGGVAGTNAVAVAAGLGAQVTVLDTNIQRLRELDAHYAGRVRTIASNSFEIERAVLDADLVVGSVLVPGAKAPKLVTNELVARMKPGSVLVDIAIDQGGCFEDSHATTHADPTFTVHQSLFYCVANMPGAVANTSTYALTNATLPYVRAIANAGWQEALRADSALARGLNVHAGKVVNAAVAAAHGLESEHSALGLA, from the coding sequence ATGAGGATCGGAGTTCCGAGCGAGATCAAGAACAACGAGTTCCGGGTGGCCATCACCCCGGCGGGGGTGCACGACCTGACCGCCGCGGGCCACGAGGTGCTCATCCAGAGCGGAGCGGGGCTCGGCTCGTCGATCACCGACGACGACTACGCCTCGGCCGGCGCCCGCATCGTCGCGGATGCCGACGCCGCGTGGGGCGAGGCCGAGCTCGTGCTCAAGGTCAAGGAGCCCATCGAGCCCGAGTACCGCCACTTCCGGTCGGGGCTCGTGCTCTTCACGTACCTGCACCTCGCCGCCGAGGAGCGCCTGACGCGCGAGCTCATGACGAGCGGCGTCACGGCCATCGCCTACGAGACGGTGCAGCTCGCATCCGGTGCGCTCCCCCTGCTCGCCCCCATGAGCGAGGTGGCGGGACGCCTCGCCCCCATCGTCGGCGCGAACGTCATGATGCGGCCGCACGGTGGCCCCGGCCTGCTCGTGCCCGGTGTGCCCGGCACCCGCCCCGCGAACGTCGTCGTGCTGGGCGGCGGCGTCGCCGGCACGAATGCCGTCGCGGTCGCGGCGGGCCTCGGCGCCCAGGTGACGGTGCTCGACACGAACATCCAGCGTCTGCGCGAGCTCGACGCGCACTACGCGGGCCGCGTGCGCACCATCGCCTCGAACAGCTTCGAGATCGAACGCGCCGTGCTCGACGCCGATCTCGTCGTCGGCTCGGTGCTCGTGCCGGGTGCGAAGGCCCCGAAGCTCGTGACGAACGAACTCGTGGCCCGCATGAAGCCGGGCAGCGTGCTCGTCGACATCGCGATCGACCAGGGCGGCTGCTTCGAGGACTCGCACGCGACGACGCACGCCGACCCGACGTTCACGGTGCACCAGTCGCTCTTCTACTGCGTCGCCAACATGCCGGGCGCGGTCGCGAACACCTCGACGTACGCCCTCACGAACGCGACGCTCCCCTACGTGCGCGCGATCGCGAACGCGGGATGGCAAGAGGCTCTGCGGGCCGACTCCGCCCTCGCACGCGGACTCAACGTGCACGCGGGCAAGGTCGTGAACGCCGCGGTCGCGGCGGCGCACGGCCTCGAGTCGGAGCATTCCGCGCTCGGCCTCGCCTGA
- a CDS encoding spermidine/putrescine ABC transporter substrate-binding protein: MLQGTGMGAAALTLAACSTGGSGKPEPAKDNSANDPTLTWANWALYLDEDDDGNHPTLDRFVEETGISVDYRVDVDDNNSYYAKVKDQLALGQDIGADTACLTDWMAGRWVRLGYTQEFDDANLPNKKNLEPSLLDVDFDKGRKHTLPWQGGFAGICWNKAKVPQGLRTVSDLWNPALKGRVGVLSEMRDTIGLIMLENGVDISGDFSNDDFSDAIEVFRKQVEVGQIRNIKGNSYIDDLANEDTLAAIVWSGDVTTLNAENGDRWEFAIPEAGGTIWNDNFLIPIGSPRKANAEKLINYYYDPEVAAEVAAWVNYITPVVGAKEAAEAIDPELVENQLIFPNEETLSTVKRFRTLTPAEEQSFGAEFQSVLIGA, from the coding sequence ATGCTCCAGGGAACCGGCATGGGCGCCGCCGCCCTCACGCTCGCCGCGTGTTCGACCGGCGGATCCGGCAAGCCCGAACCCGCGAAGGACAACTCCGCGAACGACCCCACCCTCACGTGGGCGAACTGGGCCCTCTACCTCGACGAGGACGACGACGGGAACCACCCGACGCTCGACCGCTTCGTCGAGGAGACCGGCATCTCCGTCGACTACCGTGTCGACGTCGACGACAACAACTCGTACTACGCGAAGGTCAAGGACCAGCTCGCGCTCGGCCAGGACATCGGCGCGGACACCGCGTGCCTCACGGACTGGATGGCCGGCCGCTGGGTGCGCCTCGGCTACACGCAGGAGTTCGACGACGCGAACCTCCCCAACAAGAAGAACCTCGAGCCGAGCCTGCTCGACGTCGACTTCGACAAGGGCCGCAAGCACACCCTTCCGTGGCAGGGCGGCTTCGCGGGCATCTGCTGGAACAAGGCCAAGGTGCCGCAGGGCCTCCGTACCGTGAGCGACCTGTGGAACCCCGCCCTCAAGGGACGCGTGGGCGTGCTGAGCGAGATGCGCGACACGATCGGCCTCATCATGCTCGAGAACGGCGTCGACATCTCCGGCGACTTCAGCAACGACGACTTCTCGGACGCCATCGAGGTCTTCCGCAAGCAGGTCGAGGTCGGCCAGATCCGCAACATCAAGGGCAACTCGTACATCGACGACCTCGCCAACGAGGACACCCTCGCGGCGATCGTGTGGTCGGGCGACGTGACGACCCTCAACGCGGAGAACGGCGACCGCTGGGAGTTCGCGATCCCGGAGGCCGGCGGCACGATCTGGAACGACAACTTCCTCATCCCGATCGGCTCGCCCCGCAAGGCCAACGCCGAGAAGCTCATCAACTACTACTACGACCCCGAGGTCGCGGCCGAGGTCGCGGCGTGGGTGAACTACATCACCCCCGTCGTGGGCGCCAAGGAGGCGGCCGAGGCGATCGACCCCGAGCTCGTGGAGAACCAGCTCATCTTCCCGAACGAAGAGACTCTCTCGACGGTGAAGCGCTTCCGCACCCTCACGCCGGCCGAGGAGCAGTCGTTCGGCGCCGAGTTCCAGTCGGTCCTGATCGGCGCCTGA
- a CDS encoding ABC transporter ATP-binding protein: MAGSFDESGADLELVGVTKRFPGFTAIENLNLTIPAGSFFALLGPSGCGKTTTLRLVAGLEEPTAGRILIGGKDVTATKPHQRPVNTVFQSYALFPHMTVLANVEFGLKRRGIANAHALAHEALRLVELDHVAGRKPSQLSGGQQQRVALARAVVNRPALLLLDEPLGALDLKLRRQMQIELKAIQGEVGLTFLHVTHDQEEAMTMADTVAVMNKGRIEQMGAPEELYELPRTTFVANFLGQSNLFTGDVVESGSDAITVDVAGVGVKVPRERAQRHAGEVTIGVRPEKLTLHTRKPDAAAGVNVLGPGTITDVSFTGVSTQYLVQIPGLPVVTVFAQNMAFGPVAEQGAEVWVSWRVEHGFGLADEAGPEPRFADDDDTRSIAVQRRQSLEDELDEA; this comes from the coding sequence ATGGCAGGATCGTTCGACGAATCCGGTGCCGACCTCGAACTGGTCGGCGTCACCAAGCGTTTTCCCGGGTTCACGGCGATCGAGAACCTCAACCTGACGATCCCTGCGGGGTCGTTCTTCGCGCTGCTCGGTCCGTCCGGGTGCGGCAAGACGACCACGCTGCGGCTCGTCGCGGGGCTCGAGGAGCCGACGGCCGGACGCATCCTCATCGGCGGCAAGGATGTCACCGCGACGAAGCCGCACCAGCGGCCCGTCAACACGGTGTTCCAGAGCTACGCGCTCTTCCCGCACATGACGGTGCTCGCGAACGTCGAGTTCGGCCTCAAGCGCCGCGGCATCGCGAACGCGCACGCTCTCGCGCACGAAGCCCTCCGCCTCGTGGAGCTCGACCACGTCGCGGGCCGCAAGCCGAGCCAGCTCTCGGGCGGTCAGCAGCAGCGCGTCGCGCTCGCGCGCGCGGTCGTCAACCGGCCCGCGCTGCTGCTGCTCGACGAGCCGCTCGGCGCGCTCGACCTCAAGCTGCGCCGGCAGATGCAGATCGAGCTCAAGGCGATCCAGGGCGAGGTCGGTCTCACCTTCCTCCACGTGACCCACGACCAGGAGGAGGCCATGACGATGGCCGACACGGTCGCCGTCATGAACAAGGGACGCATCGAGCAGATGGGCGCGCCGGAGGAGCTCTACGAGCTGCCGCGCACCACGTTCGTCGCGAACTTCCTCGGCCAGTCGAACCTCTTCACGGGCGACGTCGTCGAGTCGGGCTCTGACGCGATCACGGTCGACGTCGCGGGCGTCGGCGTGAAGGTTCCGCGCGAGCGCGCGCAGCGCCACGCGGGCGAGGTGACCATCGGCGTCCGTCCCGAGAAGCTCACGCTGCACACGCGCAAGCCGGATGCGGCTGCGGGCGTCAACGTGCTCGGCCCCGGCACGATCACGGATGTGTCGTTCACGGGCGTCAGCACGCAGTACCTCGTGCAGATCCCCGGGCTCCCCGTCGTCACGGTGTTCGCGCAGAACATGGCGTTCGGCCCGGTCGCCGAGCAGGGCGCCGAGGTGTGGGTGTCGTGGCGCGTCGAGCACGGCTTCGGACTCGCCGACGAGGCGGGGCCCGAGCCGCGGTTCGCGGACGACGACGACACGCGCTCGATCGCCGTCCAGCGTCGGCAGAGCCTCGAAGACGAGCTGGACGAGGCCTGA
- a CDS encoding ABC transporter permease, whose protein sequence is MAFGAFANTGPDLSASAPRRRSYVALILLAPGILYLVATFVAPLGSLVLTSFKEPGGDFEVGEYVYAFRWENYAEALGRFGEIFLRTFGYSLLATIFALIISYPLAYFIGVTLRRFPLWQSLVLILVIAPFFISFLLRTLAWKAVFSDEGPVVGFLQAIGVFGPEQYLNGTAFTVVFGLTYNYIPFMTLPIYASLERLDLRYVEAGGDLYAGPVQRFWRIILPLSLPGVVSGTLLTFIPASGDYVNASKDFLGSTNTVMAGNVINDLFFQSFYPVSAAVSILLMVAILIPVIAYVAKSGSEDLL, encoded by the coding sequence GTGGCATTCGGTGCGTTCGCCAACACGGGCCCCGATCTCTCGGCTTCGGCGCCCCGTCGGCGCAGCTACGTCGCGCTCATCCTGCTCGCGCCCGGCATCCTGTACCTCGTCGCGACGTTCGTCGCGCCGCTCGGCTCGCTCGTGCTCACGAGCTTCAAGGAGCCCGGCGGCGACTTCGAGGTCGGCGAGTACGTCTACGCGTTCCGCTGGGAGAACTACGCCGAGGCGCTCGGCCGCTTCGGCGAGATCTTCCTGCGCACGTTCGGGTACTCGCTTCTCGCGACGATCTTCGCGCTCATCATCAGCTACCCGCTCGCGTACTTCATCGGCGTGACGCTGCGGCGCTTCCCGCTCTGGCAGAGCCTCGTGCTCATCCTCGTGATCGCGCCGTTCTTCATCAGCTTCCTGCTGCGCACCCTCGCGTGGAAGGCGGTCTTCTCCGACGAGGGCCCCGTCGTGGGCTTCCTCCAGGCGATCGGCGTGTTCGGGCCGGAGCAGTACCTCAACGGCACCGCGTTCACGGTGGTGTTCGGACTCACCTACAACTACATCCCCTTCATGACCCTCCCGATCTACGCATCCCTCGAACGGCTCGACCTGCGCTACGTCGAGGCCGGCGGCGACCTGTACGCGGGCCCCGTCCAGCGGTTCTGGCGCATCATCCTGCCGCTGTCCCTCCCGGGCGTCGTCTCGGGCACGCTCCTGACGTTCATCCCGGCATCCGGCGACTACGTCAACGCGAGCAAGGACTTCCTCGGGTCGACGAACACGGTCATGGCGGGCAACGTCATCAACGACCTGTTCTTCCAGAGCTTCTACCCGGTGTCGGCGGCGGTCTCGATCCTCCTCATGGTCGCGATCCTCATCCCCGTCATCGCGTACGTCGCCAAGAGCGGATCGGAGGACCTGCTGTGA
- a CDS encoding ABC transporter permease, protein MIPIVYTIVFSFNDARRTNIVWRGFTLDNWLGICDDDRVCEAFGNSIVVGVTATIAATVLGTMIAIAIVRYTFRMRTLITVLLFLPMATPEVVLGSGLGSQFVNMGVERGLWTIIVAHIMFCISFVVVTVRARVASLDPSLEEAGRDLYASPGQVFWRVTLPLLMPGILAAALLCFALSFDDFIITNFVSGNAETFPKFVYVAASRGIPPQSNVIASAVFFLAIILVVIAQLSAGARRRKLAKTG, encoded by the coding sequence ATGATCCCGATCGTCTACACGATCGTGTTCTCGTTCAACGACGCCCGCCGCACCAACATCGTGTGGCGCGGGTTCACGCTCGACAACTGGCTCGGCATCTGCGACGACGACCGCGTGTGCGAGGCGTTCGGCAACAGCATCGTCGTCGGCGTCACGGCGACCATCGCGGCGACCGTGCTCGGCACGATGATCGCCATCGCGATCGTGCGCTACACCTTCCGCATGCGCACCCTCATCACGGTGCTGCTGTTCCTGCCGATGGCGACCCCCGAGGTCGTGCTCGGGTCGGGTCTCGGCTCCCAGTTCGTCAACATGGGCGTCGAGCGCGGCCTCTGGACGATCATCGTCGCCCACATCATGTTCTGCATCAGCTTCGTCGTCGTGACGGTGCGGGCACGCGTCGCGAGCCTCGACCCCTCGCTCGAGGAGGCCGGACGCGACCTGTACGCGAGCCCCGGCCAGGTGTTCTGGCGCGTCACGCTGCCGCTGCTCATGCCGGGCATCCTCGCCGCTGCGCTGCTGTGCTTCGCGCTCAGCTTCGACGACTTCATCATCACGAACTTCGTCTCGGGCAACGCCGAGACCTTCCCGAAGTTCGTCTACGTCGCGGCCAGCCGCGGCATCCCGCCCCAGTCGAACGTCATCGCGTCCGCGGTGTTCTTCCTCGCGATCATCCTCGTGGTCATCGCGCAGCTGTCGGCGGGCGCCCGGCGCCGCAAGCTCGCCAAGACGGGGTGA
- a CDS encoding transaminase — translation MYEDRTRLAKLWEAELELFRSLHPRSGRLWQEARAHLPGGVPMLWMSKWPGDWPVYVEEAQGAHFRCADGIDHVDLCLGDTGAMVGHAPAASVAAIAERLAKGSTFMLPTEDAAVAASLLAERFGLPEWQFTLSATDANRHVLRYARQATGRRKVLVIDYCYHGTVDEAYATLDDDGRVVSRRRNIGPPVPLDETTVVVAFDDIAGLEAALETGEVAAVLAEPAMTNIGIVLPQPGWHEAVRAACDRTGTILVIDETHTLCAGPGGMTARDGLRPDVVVVGKTIGGGIPAAAWGMTSELARRVRESLDWAGEGREDLDVGGVGGTLAGNAVSMAGIRATLSEVLTPEVYPGMIDRATEWTAGVQAAIDEFGAPWQVTQIGCRAEYSFRPTPPANGREAAEADDFELQQYLHLHALNRGILITPFHNMALMSPATTSEDVARHTEAFREAVASLYA, via the coding sequence ATGTACGAGGACCGCACGCGTCTCGCGAAGCTGTGGGAGGCGGAGCTCGAGCTGTTCCGCAGCCTGCACCCGCGCTCGGGGCGGCTCTGGCAGGAGGCCCGGGCCCACCTCCCGGGCGGCGTGCCGATGCTCTGGATGTCGAAGTGGCCGGGCGACTGGCCCGTCTACGTCGAGGAGGCGCAGGGCGCGCACTTCCGGTGCGCCGACGGCATCGACCACGTCGACCTGTGCCTCGGCGACACGGGCGCCATGGTGGGCCACGCACCCGCCGCATCCGTCGCCGCGATCGCCGAGCGGCTCGCGAAGGGCTCGACCTTCATGCTGCCGACCGAGGATGCCGCGGTCGCCGCGTCGCTCCTCGCGGAGCGCTTCGGGCTGCCCGAGTGGCAGTTCACGCTCTCGGCGACGGATGCCAACCGCCACGTGCTGCGCTACGCGCGCCAGGCCACCGGTCGGCGCAAGGTGCTCGTGATCGACTACTGCTACCACGGCACCGTCGACGAGGCCTACGCGACGCTCGACGACGACGGCCGCGTCGTGTCCCGCCGCCGCAACATCGGCCCGCCCGTGCCGCTCGACGAGACGACGGTCGTGGTCGCGTTCGACGACATCGCCGGGCTCGAGGCCGCGCTCGAGACCGGTGAGGTCGCGGCGGTGCTCGCCGAGCCGGCCATGACCAACATCGGCATCGTGCTGCCCCAACCGGGTTGGCACGAGGCCGTCCGCGCGGCGTGCGACCGCACGGGCACGATCCTCGTCATCGACGAGACGCACACCCTGTGCGCCGGCCCCGGCGGGATGACAGCGCGCGACGGGCTGCGACCCGACGTCGTCGTCGTCGGCAAGACGATCGGCGGCGGCATCCCCGCGGCGGCGTGGGGCATGACGAGCGAGCTCGCCCGACGCGTGCGGGAGAGCCTCGACTGGGCGGGCGAGGGCCGCGAGGACCTCGACGTCGGGGGAGTGGGCGGCACGCTCGCGGGCAACGCCGTGTCGATGGCCGGCATCCGCGCGACCCTCAGCGAGGTGCTCACGCCCGAGGTCTACCCCGGCATGATCGACCGCGCAACCGAGTGGACCGCCGGCGTGCAAGCGGCGATCGACGAGTTCGGGGCCCCGTGGCAGGTGACGCAGATCGGATGCCGTGCCGAGTACAGCTTCCGGCCCACGCCGCCCGCGAACGGGCGCGAGGCGGCGGAGGCCGACGACTTCGAGCTGCAGCAGTACCTGCACCTGCATGCCCTCAACCGCGGCATCCTCATCACCCCGTTCCACAACATGGCGCTCATGTCGCCCGCCACGACCTCGGAGGATGTGGCGCGGCACACGGAGGCGTTCCGCGAGGCGGTCGCGTCGCTGTACGCGTAG